In Harmonia axyridis chromosome X, icHarAxyr1.1, whole genome shotgun sequence, a single window of DNA contains:
- the LOC123686574 gene encoding uncharacterized protein LOC123686574: MTSTTNRTQNQQLPATETRHRRRRHAEVPHRVTYRNAITIEQDELETLCTRPNYCGTLTELCPFCGALFFTREKTTRDNEYTGCCNRGAFTIPALSACPPTLKDLYVGDGPLASQFRSQIRLINSLFAVASFKTSRPIPERRGQGHWCFTICGQIYHFISGIPNSQDKENIQLNQIYFLDVEEALARRNAFADDRVDPALMRLMESIRRTHNRYIKAYKTMGDEIRQRKTQNLEVENIIIGMTKEPVINILAAQQNQNWRPGQSDIAAIFEGSEPPMKVDLVVYPHKPDDPDPMNRRQELKLLNPLADPMVYPLLFPCGDNGYSTGMKYNIRRGRTAGKTVTILQYYRFRLYVRDVFSSIHNGGKLFQQYIVDGWVKHEMSRLWWLRQNQNEFRRTAEETLRRFNQNRQNGHVGRAIILPSGFPGGDRYRQRQYLDAMTVVARFGKPDLFITFTCNPNWPEIKNNLFKHQKWENRPDLICRVFQMKLLEFINDIVRDQLYGVVINNQYVIEFQKRGLPHAHIVVTFHEDDKLKDVEMVDRIINAYIPDRENQPLLYQRVADFHLHPPCGRINPEAPCMADGKCTKYYPKSFREKTSLYVGRNTRPEYRRPADGREIFVAKWNRPITNRRVVPYNPHALAKYQCHINFEAVGSLQTIKYLHKYINKGPDNITLYVDEENTNTREGQRIDEIQQFIDSRYVSGMEATWRTFQFRMHGRSHSVLVLPVHLPGEREIIYNEDDDVGQIQQRLEKPSKLEAWFTLNRSDVNARKYKYAEIPEHYVWDNKNVKWYQRSQVSKQIGCMVEISPSEARIEKFFLRILPKRIRGATSFGDLLTTEDGSRCETFREACQKRNWLIQNDSEYEKCLREAELHHHPRKFRKLFSLICSIAIEDELAQLKKLWLLFRKSLMADFKHNGMSTPDAESACLKELNKRISRSRPSISLADLGIVRLSEDNHESSFSESFSS; encoded by the coding sequence ATGACGTCAACAACAAACAGAACTCAAAATCAACAATTACCAGCTACTGAAACAAGACACAGGCGCCGTAGACACGCAGAAGTTCCACATCGTGTCACGTATAGAAACGCCATTACCATAGAACAAGACGAATTGGAGACACTTTGCACCCGACCAAACTATTGTGGGACATTGACTGAATTATGTCCTTTTTGTGGAGCCTTATTTTTTACAAGAGAAAAAACGACCAGAGATAACGAATATACTGGCTGCTGCAATAGAGGAGCTTTTACAATACCAGCTCTGAGTGCATGTCCTCCCACGTTAAAAGATTTATACGTAGGAGATGGTCCTTTGGCTTCTCAATTCAGATCCCAAATAAGACTGATCAATAGTCTATTTGCAGTGGCATCCTTTAAAACATCGAGACCGATACCAGAGAGAAGGGGACAGGGTCATTGGTGTTTCACCATATGCGGTCAAATATACCATTTCATAAGCGGTATACCCAATTCACAGGATAAGGAGAACATCCAACTGAACCAGATTTATTTTTTGGACGTAGAAGAAGCTTTGGCCCGAAGAAATGCTTTTGCTGATGATAGAGTCGATCCAGCATTAATGAGATTGATGGAATCTATTCGGAGAACACATAATAGATATATAAAAGCTTATAAAACTATGGGAGATGAAATCCGACAAAGGAAAACACAAAATTTGGAGGtggaaaatataataataggAATGACAAAAGAACCGGTCATAAATATTTTAGCTGCCCAACAAAATCAGAATTGGAGACCTGGACAGAGCGATATTGCAGCAATATTCGAGGGATCAGAACCTCCAATGAAGGTTGATTTGGTCGTCTATCCCCATAAGCCTGACGATCCTGATCCGATGAATCGACGTCAAGAATTGAAGCTCCTCAATCCTTTAGCCGACCCGATGGTGTATCCTCTATTATTCCCATGCGGCGATAATGGCTATTCCACCGGAATGAAATACAACATCAGAAGAGGCAGAACTGCTGGAAAAACTGTAACCATTCTCCAATACTATCGATTTAGGCTCTACGTCCGAGATGTATTTTCTTCCATTCACAACGGTGGTAAATTGTTCCAGCAGTATATTGTAGATGGCTGGGTAAAACACGAAATGAGTAGGCTGTGGTGGTTAagacagaatcaaaatgaattcagGAGAACAGCAGAAGAAACTCTACGAAGATTTAATCAGAACAGACAGAATGGGCATGTTGGTCGAGCTATCATCTTACCTTCCGGATTTCCAGGCGGTGACAGATACCGTCAAAGGCAGTATCTAGATGCAATGACTGTCGTAGCTAGATTTGGAAAACCTGATCTTTTCATAACCTTCACGTGCAATCCGAACTGGCCCGAAATTAAAAACAACCTCTTCAAACATCAGAAATGGGAAAATCGACCAGATTTGATTTGTAgagtttttcaaatgaaactgcTGGAATTCATTAACGACATCGTTCGAGATCAACTATATGGTGTCGTCATCAATAACCAATATGTAATTGAATTCCAAAAGAGGGGTCTACCACACGCCCATATCGTCGTCACATTCCATGAAGATGACAAATTGAAGGATGTTGAAATGGTCGACCGAATCATCAATGCCTATATTCCAGATAGAGAAAATCAACCCCTACTCTATCAGCGAGTTGCGGATTTTCATCTGCACCCTCCATGTGGCCGCATCAATCCGGAAGCTCCCTGTATGGCGGATGGTAAATGTACCAAGTATTACCCTAAATCATTCAGAGAAAAGACCTCATTATATGTTGGTCGTAATACGAGACCTGAATATAGAAGACCTGCCGATGGCAGAGAGATTTTTGTAGCTAAGTGGAACCGCCCCATCACAAATCGGAGAGTGGTACCTTATAATCCTCATGCTTTGGCCAAATATCAATGCCATATTAACTTTGAAGCCGTAGGTTCCCTACAAACCATCAAATATCTGCATAAATATATCAATAAAGGGCCAGATAATATTACTCTCTATGTAGATGAGGAAAACACGAATACAAGAGAGGGTCAACGCATCGATGAGATACAACAATTCATCGATAGCAGATATGTCAGTGGTATGGAGGCAACGTGGAGAACGTTCCAATTCAGAATGCATGGTCGCTCTCATTCTGTATTGGTTTTGCCGGTGCATTTACCAGGAGAAAGGGAAATCATTTACAACGAAGATGATGATGTcggacaaatccaacaaagacTTGAAAAACCTTCCAAATTAGAGGCATGGTTTACGTTAAACAGATCAGACGTAAACGCAAGAAAATACAAATATGCCGAAATCCCTGAGCATTATGTATgggataataaaaatgttaaatGGTACCAACGCTCTCAGGTTAGCAAACAGATAGGATGTATGGTAGAGATAAGTCCATCTGAGGCACGCATCGAAAAATTCTTTTTACGAATACTCCCGAAGAGAATTAGAGGAGCTACGTCCTTTGGCGATCTGTTAACAACAGAAGATGGTTCCAGATGTGAGACTTTTAGAGAAGCTTGCCAAAAACGAAATTGGCTGATACAAAATGACAGCGAATATGAAAAGTGTCTGAGGGAAGCGGAACTTCATCACCATCCAAGAAAGTTCCGCAAATTATTCAGTTTGATTTGTTCAATAGCCATAGAAGATGAATTagcacaattaaaaaaattgtggctTCTCTTCAGGAAATCCTTGATGGCAGACTTCAAACATAATGGAATGAGTACTCCTGACGCTGAAAGTGCATGTTTAAAAGAGCTGAACAAAAGAATATCACGAAGTCGACCAAGTATTTCGTTAGCTGATCTGGGAATAGTTCGCCTTTCTGAAGACAATCACGAATCCAGCTTTAGCGAGTCGTTCTCGAGCTAA
- the LOC123686575 gene encoding uncharacterized protein LOC123686575, translating to MAAAVYADLGGISFSSWLLKLGEGSLSNAILNQRAAPIAPEDLIEIPSRFHVASVDDLIDFVYGGDFTAKENGTKAILCPTNAAVDIINEIILQRIADTESRTYLSEDVYLGQEDDDFLAPLDLLNSINAPSLPPHELVLKRGAIVMLLRNLDVDEGECNGSRLRIIRLGHHITDKRLFYRF from the coding sequence ATGGCGGCAGCAGTTTATGCAGATCTAGGTGGTATCTCTTTTTCATCTTGGTTATTGAAATTGGGTGAAGGTTCTCTATCGAATGCAATTCTCAATCAGCGGGCTGCTCCAATAGCACCGGAGGATCTCATCGAAATACCCTCCCGATTCCATGTTGCTTCTGTAGATGATTTAATAGATTTTGTTTATGGAGGTGATTTTACAGCTAAAGAAAACGGTACTAAGGCGATTCTTTGTCCAACAAATGCAGCAGTCGACATCATCAACGAAATAATCCTTCAACGGATAGCTGATACAGAATCGAGGACATATCTGAGCGAGGACGTATATCTAGGACAGGAGGATGACGATTTTTTGGCCCCCCTTGATCTTTTGAATTCCATCAATGCTCCTTCTCTACCCCCTCATGAATTAGTTCTAAAACGTGGAGCAATTGTTATGTTGCTTCGAAATTTGGATGTGGATGAAGGCGAATGTAATGGTTCACGATTGAGGATTATTCGATTAGGTCATCATATCACGGACAAGAGGCTATTCTACCGATTCTGA